One window of Haloarcula salinisoli genomic DNA carries:
- a CDS encoding helix-turn-helix transcriptional regulator — protein sequence MNRRRADTAAGLLVAAIFLFGGVLSWQAYQRQQAFEQMGSMMGMGSSMGAAHGTSPLWYVFGTLFVSAVVGGGYLLVRDEFTSPDVETRSQAPAANADGPESTASPAEQPAGETTPESQPQARVLDLLPEDERRLLEPVLSSPGLTQIELRDRSDFSKSKVSQTVSALEKRGLLYRERQGRTYRVYPSDDLEQNQTS from the coding sequence ATGAATCGCCGGCGTGCAGATACGGCTGCCGGCCTCCTCGTCGCGGCTATCTTTCTCTTTGGCGGAGTGCTCAGCTGGCAAGCATACCAGCGACAGCAAGCGTTCGAACAGATGGGGTCGATGATGGGGATGGGGTCGTCGATGGGCGCTGCGCACGGAACGAGTCCACTCTGGTACGTCTTCGGGACGCTCTTCGTCTCCGCTGTCGTGGGTGGCGGGTATCTCTTGGTTCGAGACGAGTTCACTAGCCCAGATGTAGAGACCCGTTCGCAGGCCCCAGCAGCGAATGCGGATGGTCCTGAGAGTACTGCGTCACCGGCGGAACAACCAGCTGGAGAGACTACTCCGGAATCGCAACCACAGGCCCGTGTGTTAGATCTCCTGCCAGAAGACGAGCGCCGACTCCTCGAACCGGTGCTGTCCTCACCCGGCCTCACGCAAATCGAATTACGAGACCGCTCGGACTTTTCGAAGAGCAAGGTGAGCCAGACGGTCAGCGCCCTCGAGAAGCGTGGTCTGTTGTACCGCGAGCGGCAGGGACGAACGTATCGTGTCTATCCGAGCGATGATTTAGAGCAGAACCAGACGAGTTGA
- a CDS encoding amidohydrolase family protein, which translates to MSVDLVIHDALVLTVDERNRLYERGTVVVDDGRITEVRKSIDGDASIAAEEVIDGDGKLVMPGLINAHTHLEFTPLIGAFSDLGLLEMMGSMTAIFGRLADDEFDYLVEAGYELAALNFALGGVTTVNSMDVQPGAGAEAFGEAGLRGLFGPVITDLFWDEPVDEQFDRARQFIEAYHDTYGGRIQATICPHDDWSCTRELWERTAALATEYPDLLVHTHLLELEESNTMARANGAADSLDLLDDVGLLDDRLLAAHFRLADEDDIERTAASEASVAHCPSVFAYWNPDAEMQWTPVPELRSAGVDVGLGIDDHYWHDSYSLFGEARQARLAANLKRTAGQYTSMELVRMLTVEGARALGIGDEIGSVEPGKRADLILLNIEKPKFTPLTNIPAHIVNNAGPADVETVIVDGYVVVRDRNPVTMNVDEVRRQAEQAVDRFADETGWELDVGGAEPPGTIDTVRDLPKRGPTRLLSRLALQSVRDTFEW; encoded by the coding sequence GTGTCCGTTGACCTGGTCATCCACGATGCACTCGTCTTGACTGTCGACGAACGCAACCGGCTCTACGAGCGTGGGACGGTCGTCGTCGACGACGGACGTATCACAGAGGTTCGGAAGTCCATCGACGGCGACGCAAGCATTGCGGCCGAGGAGGTAATCGACGGCGATGGGAAGCTCGTGATGCCGGGGCTCATCAACGCACACACACATCTCGAATTCACTCCGCTGATAGGTGCGTTCAGCGACCTCGGGTTGCTGGAGATGATGGGCAGCATGACTGCTATCTTCGGTCGTCTCGCCGATGACGAGTTCGACTATCTGGTGGAGGCCGGATACGAACTGGCCGCACTGAACTTTGCGCTTGGCGGCGTTACGACGGTCAACTCGATGGACGTCCAGCCCGGCGCAGGTGCCGAGGCGTTCGGCGAAGCAGGGCTGCGTGGCTTGTTCGGTCCGGTGATTACGGACCTCTTCTGGGATGAACCGGTCGATGAACAGTTCGACCGCGCTCGCCAGTTCATCGAGGCGTATCACGATACCTACGGCGGGCGTATTCAAGCGACGATTTGCCCACACGACGACTGGTCGTGTACACGCGAGCTATGGGAGCGCACAGCGGCCCTCGCTACAGAATACCCCGATTTGCTCGTGCATACGCATCTGCTCGAACTCGAAGAGAGTAACACGATGGCACGAGCCAACGGCGCCGCCGACTCGCTCGACCTGCTCGACGATGTCGGCCTCCTAGACGACCGCCTCCTTGCTGCGCATTTCCGTCTCGCCGACGAGGACGATATCGAGCGAACTGCAGCCTCGGAAGCGTCCGTCGCGCACTGTCCCTCTGTCTTCGCCTACTGGAACCCCGACGCTGAGATGCAGTGGACGCCGGTACCCGAGTTACGGTCGGCAGGCGTCGATGTCGGGCTGGGAATCGACGACCACTACTGGCACGATTCGTACAGCCTGTTCGGCGAAGCCCGACAGGCCCGCCTCGCTGCCAATCTCAAGCGGACGGCCGGACAGTACACCTCGATGGAGCTCGTCCGAATGCTCACCGTCGAGGGAGCACGGGCCCTGGGGATAGGCGACGAAATCGGGAGTGTCGAACCGGGCAAACGTGCCGACTTGATTCTCTTGAATATAGAGAAGCCGAAGTTCACGCCCCTGACCAACATCCCCGCTCACATCGTGAACAACGCTGGTCCAGCCGACGTAGAGACGGTCATCGTCGACGGCTACGTGGTCGTGCGAGACAGAAACCCGGTAACGATGAACGTCGACGAGGTGCGACGGCAGGCGGAGCAGGCTGTCGACCGCTTCGCAGACGAGACTGGATGGGAGCTGGACGTTGGCGGTGCTGAACCGCCGGGGACGATTGATACTGTTCGAGACCTCCCGAAGCGAGGACCGACACGGCTGTTGTCGCGGCTTGCGCTTCAGTCAGTACGCGACACGTTTGAATGGTAA